The following proteins are co-located in the Siansivirga zeaxanthinifaciens CC-SAMT-1 genome:
- a CDS encoding GNAT family N-acetyltransferase, producing the protein MSKDTIVIREIKSEDNAPLEQVIRGCFHEFKIPLEGTAYTDPETASMFEAYQQSNEVYYVVELNGEVLGGAGIKPLPNFESTICELQKMYFSPKLRGKGLGQKLFEKCLKAAKDLGYKQCYIESASQLKAAIHIYEQFGFKHLTEAVGGTGHYSCSIWMIKDL; encoded by the coding sequence GTGAGCAAAGATACTATAGTTATTCGAGAAATTAAGAGCGAAGACAATGCGCCTTTAGAACAGGTTATAAGAGGTTGTTTTCATGAGTTTAAAATTCCTTTGGAAGGTACAGCCTATACAGATCCAGAAACGGCGAGTATGTTTGAAGCCTACCAACAAAGCAATGAAGTTTACTATGTTGTAGAATTGAATGGTGAAGTTTTGGGTGGTGCAGGAATAAAACCATTGCCAAATTTTGAATCGACCATTTGTGAACTTCAAAAAATGTATTTCTCACCTAAATTACGAGGTAAAGGTTTGGGGCAAAAATTATTTGAGAAATGTTTAAAAGCAGCAAAAGATTTGGGGTACAAGCAATGTTATATAGAATCTGCATCGCAATTAAAAGCAGCCATTCATATTTATGAACAATTTGGTTTTAAACATTTAACAGAAGCTGTGGGTGGTACAGGACATTACTCGTGCAGTATTTGGATGATAAAAGATTTATGA
- the ribD gene encoding bifunctional diaminohydroxyphosphoribosylaminopyrimidine deaminase/5-amino-6-(5-phosphoribosylamino)uracil reductase RibD, with amino-acid sequence MNLHEYYINRCLEIAKNGLGTTRPNPMVGSVIVYNNKIIGEGFTSPYGGNHAEVNAINSVKDQSLLKDATIYVTLEPCSHFGKTPPCSDLIIKNKIPNVVIGCIDDNEQVAGKGIKKLKEAGCHVVVGVLEAACRAHHKRFFTFHNKKRPYIILKWAETVDGFIAPKQKSEQKPVWITNTISRQWVHKWRTEEQAILIGTNTALQDNPSLTARDWTGENPTRIIIDKKQKLPENLSVFNTDANTYFISEKEMDFSKQIGAQICDFLFNKHINSVIIEGGSKTLQTFIDEDLWDEARIFTGHVKFNDGVKAPSFSGNLISETYILKDILKTYIND; translated from the coding sequence TTGAATTTACACGAATATTATATAAACCGATGCCTGGAGATTGCTAAAAATGGTTTGGGTACAACCCGACCAAATCCTATGGTTGGTAGTGTAATTGTTTATAATAATAAAATTATTGGCGAAGGATTTACAAGTCCGTATGGCGGAAATCACGCCGAAGTAAACGCTATTAATTCTGTTAAGGACCAATCCTTATTAAAAGACGCCACCATTTATGTAACCTTAGAGCCTTGTTCGCATTTTGGAAAAACCCCACCATGTAGTGATTTAATAATAAAAAACAAGATTCCTAATGTGGTTATTGGATGTATTGACGATAACGAACAAGTAGCCGGAAAAGGCATTAAAAAATTAAAGGAAGCAGGCTGCCATGTGGTTGTTGGTGTTTTGGAGGCTGCTTGCAGAGCACATCATAAACGTTTTTTTACATTTCATAATAAAAAAAGACCTTACATCATTCTAAAATGGGCAGAAACAGTCGATGGATTTATTGCTCCCAAACAAAAATCTGAACAAAAACCAGTTTGGATTACCAATACCATTTCCAGACAATGGGTACATAAATGGCGAACCGAAGAACAAGCTATTTTAATTGGAACAAATACGGCTTTACAAGACAATCCTAGTTTAACAGCTCGAGACTGGACCGGCGAAAACCCTACCCGTATTATTATTGATAAGAAACAGAAATTACCTGAAAATTTATCGGTTTTTAATACCGATGCGAACACGTATTTTATTAGCGAAAAAGAGATGGATTTTTCAAAACAAATAGGTGCTCAAATTTGCGATTTCTTATTCAATAAGCATATTAATTCGGTAATTATTGAAGGTGGCTCTAAAACACTACAAACATTTATTGATGAAGATTTATGGGATGAAGCTCGTATTTTTACAGGCCACGTTAAATTTAACGACGGTGTGAAAGCGCCAAGCTTTTCTGGTAATTTAATTTCTGAAACTTATATTTTAAAAGACATACTTAAAACATATATTAATGATTAA
- a CDS encoding HAD-IA family hydrolase: MIKTLIFDFGNVFINLDIEGASNYALESFKINSLSEEIIAFNSFYEQGLISTEEFIEFYSENFPNLTTEELVYIWNYILKDFPKHRLEFLKKLKSEKKFKLILLSNTNELHINWIKEHVPFFTEFKNCFDAFYLSHEINLRKPNADIFEFVLNENKLAASECLFIDDNLENCKTATKLGIHIWNIQPETQDVSNLFETKSSLF, from the coding sequence ATGATTAAAACACTCATTTTCGATTTTGGAAATGTATTCATCAATTTAGATATTGAAGGTGCATCTAACTATGCACTTGAGTCATTTAAAATCAATTCTTTATCGGAAGAAATTATAGCATTCAACAGTTTTTACGAACAAGGTTTAATTTCAACAGAAGAATTTATTGAATTTTACTCCGAAAACTTTCCGAATCTTACCACAGAAGAACTCGTTTACATCTGGAATTACATTTTAAAAGACTTTCCAAAGCACAGACTAGAGTTTCTAAAAAAGTTAAAATCTGAAAAGAAATTTAAACTTATTCTGCTAAGCAACACCAACGAATTACATATAAATTGGATTAAGGAACACGTACCTTTTTTTACAGAATTTAAAAATTGTTTTGATGCTTTTTATTTATCGCATGAAATTAACTTAAGAAAGCCTAACGCCGATATTTTTGAATTTGTATTAAATGAAAATAAGTTGGCTGCCAGCGAATGTTTATTTATTGACGACAATTTAGAAAATTGTAAAACAGCAACTAAATTAGGGATTCACATCTGGAACATTCAACCAGAAACCCAAGATGTTTCCAATTTATTTGAAACCAAATCCAGTTTATTTTAA
- a CDS encoding IMPACT family protein: MEEKDTYKTIDIASEPVLFKDKNSKFFGYAFPVLNEEDIKQHLEALKKSHHAARHWCYAYQLGTEVITYRANDDGEPNNSAGAPIYGQIQSFDVTNILIVVVRYFGGVKLGVGGLINAYKTTAQLALENCKIIEKTISIDFLITFDYKNMNTVMRVIKERQLNITNQKLELNCEITISVRKKEAPTIFEIFNQLFEIEIKTI; this comes from the coding sequence TTGGAAGAAAAAGACACATACAAAACAATAGATATAGCATCAGAACCCGTTTTATTTAAAGACAAGAATAGTAAGTTTTTTGGTTATGCCTTTCCAGTGTTAAACGAAGAAGACATTAAACAACATTTGGAAGCCTTAAAAAAATCACATCATGCTGCCAGACATTGGTGTTATGCCTATCAATTAGGCACAGAAGTTATTACTTACAGAGCCAATGATGATGGCGAACCCAATAATAGTGCTGGCGCTCCTATTTACGGTCAAATACAATCTTTTGATGTTACCAACATTTTAATAGTCGTTGTTCGCTACTTTGGTGGGGTAAAATTAGGGGTTGGCGGTTTAATTAATGCTTATAAAACAACAGCACAATTAGCATTAGAAAACTGTAAAATCATTGAAAAAACAATAAGTATTGATTTCTTAATTACTTTCGATTACAAAAATATGAATACCGTTATGAGAGTTATTAAAGAACGCCAGCTCAACATAACGAATCAGAAATTAGAACTCAATTGTGAAATCACAATTTCGGTAAGAAAAAAAGAAGCGCCAACTATTTTTGAAATCTTCAATCAGCTTTTTGAAATTGAAATAAAAACAATTTAG
- a CDS encoding acyl-CoA thioesterase, which produces MKFDEIQIRVRYGETDQMGVVYHGNYALYLEMGRIEWLRNMGISYKSMEENGVMLPVVSLSINYKKSAVYDDLINVKTQLKKMPSVKIEFEYEITNQHGELLTTAETTLVFLDKNTLKPIKAPQYILDAINN; this is translated from the coding sequence ATGAAATTCGATGAAATACAAATAAGAGTGCGTTATGGTGAAACCGACCAAATGGGGGTTGTTTATCACGGAAATTACGCATTATATCTAGAGATGGGACGCATTGAATGGTTACGAAACATGGGGATTTCTTACAAATCGATGGAGGAAAATGGCGTGATGCTACCTGTAGTTTCATTGAGTATAAATTATAAGAAATCAGCTGTTTACGACGACTTAATTAATGTAAAAACTCAACTAAAAAAAATGCCTTCTGTTAAGATTGAATTTGAGTATGAAATTACAAATCAGCACGGGGAACTTTTAACAACTGCAGAAACAACTTTAGTGTTTTTAGATAAAAATACTTTAAAACCAATTAAGGCGCCTCAGTACATCTTAGACGCTATCAATAATTAA